A stretch of the Pristis pectinata isolate sPriPec2 chromosome 7, sPriPec2.1.pri, whole genome shotgun sequence genome encodes the following:
- the mboat4 gene encoding LOW QUALITY PROTEIN: ghrelin O-acyltransferase (The sequence of the model RefSeq protein was modified relative to this genomic sequence to represent the inferred CDS: deleted 2 bases in 1 codon), producing the protein MDSEFLQYELDYYPVTIYQFMCVPLAFIFYHLSITGHLSLTARYMFLLFGGFLMAAVSMGPYTILVLIPAVLSVILIHSLEPSSVHKWTFLTQMTWQTLCHLWLHYKDYYLQEATDIKFLITLSSLMLLTQRITSTSLDVHEGEITVPIRIMQRNLLDSELLHGFLLHLSYMLYFPALFGGPLCTFKIFKIHVENLIRTEQKCITSPLWPFFKKCILFFLLSRLRMLVRNFILDQGPLQWNAPKDILLIWITALMFRLAYYSQWLLNESLNNLIGLGLENKKTEKATLSDTDIWTLETTNKISELARTWNKTTANWLRRMVFQRRKVQPLLSTFAFSAWWHGLHPGQIFGFILWAITVQADYYIHRHMNPFIVRSRLLRFFYKPLTWVQTQLVTAYILVAVELRSFSCVLVLCKSACAVCPLLYVLLLICMPNMKQKLKVIINLPHASSIFT; encoded by the exons ATGGATTCAGAGTTTCTACAGTATGAGTTAGACTATTATCCAGTCACTATTTACCAGTTTATGTGTGTTccacttgcttttattttctaccaCCTCTCCATCACAGGACATCTTTCTTTAACTGCAAG ATACATGTTCCTTCTGTTTGGAGGTTTTCTTATGGCAGCTGTTTCTATGGGACCCTACACCATTCTGGTACTCATACCTGCTGTTCTCTCAGTGATACTCATACACTCTCTGGAGCCCAGCAGTGTCCACAAATGGACCTTCCTCACTCAGATGACATGGCAGACCCTCTGCCATCTTTGGCTACACTACAAAGATTATTATCTTCAAGAAGCTACTGACATTAA ATTCTTAATAACACTGTCAAGTCTGATGCTGTTAACACAAAGAATAACATCAACGTCATTGGATGTTCATGAAGGTGAAATCACAGTTCCAATTAGAATTATGCAGAGAAACCTCCTGGATTCTGAATTGCTCCATGGTTTTCTGTTACATCTTAGCTATATGctgtattttcctgcactatttggAGGGCCTTTGTGCACTTTTAAGATATTCAAAATTCATGTGGAAAATCTGATAAGAACTGAGCAGAAATGCATCACCAGTCCTTTGtggccattttttaaaaagtgcatatTATTTTTTCTCTTGTCGAGGTTGAGAATGCTTGTAAGAAATTTTATCCTTGACCAAGGGCCCCTTCAGTGGAATGCTCCTAAAGACATTTTATTGATTTGGATTACAGCTTTAATGTTCAGATTAGCATATTATTCACAATGGCTTCTCAATGAATCTCTTAACAATTTAATTGGCTTGGGACTGGAAAACAAGAAGACTGAAAAAGCTACACTCTCTGATACTGATATCTGGACACTCGAAACAACCAATAAGATATCTGAACTTGCTCGAACATGGAACAAAACCACAGCTAATTGGTTGAGGAGGATGGTGTTTCAACGCAGGAAAGTTCAGCCTCTGCTGTCAACATTTGCTTTTTCAGCTTGGTGGCATGGTCTTCACCCAGGACAGATCTTTGGATTTATTCTGTGGGCTATCACAGTTCAAGCAGACTATTATATTCATCGACATATGAATCCTTTTATTGTGAGATCAAGACTTCTGAGATTTTTCTACAAACCTCTGACGTGGGTGCAAACGCAGCTGGTAACTGCATATATTTTGGTAGCTGTGGAACTACGGAGCTTTTCTTGTGTGTTGGTCCTATGTAAGTCTGCATGTGCAGTCTGCCCATTACTGTATGTACTGTTGCTGATATGTATGCCAAACATG AAGCAGAAATTAAAGGTCATTATCAATTTACCACATGCTTCTTCCATATTCACTTAA